The stretch of DNA AGTCATAGAGTTCATAACAAAGGAATAAACaatctatttaatgaaataatgtcagaaaactttccaaacatgaagaatgaattggaaatccaaattcaagaagcctacagaacaccaaatgtacaaaatcacaaaagAGCcagaccaaggcacattataataaaaatgcccaacatacagaataaggagagaattttaaaagccatgagaaaaaaaagaatcaaattacaAATAGGGAAAAACCAATTAGAATAACAGCAGATTTTTAAACACAGACCTAAAAGCTAAAAaaacctggaacaacatatatggtGCTcctaaagaaaatggatgccaaccaagaatcttgtatccagcaaaattaagctttaggggctggggctgtggctcaagtggtagcgcgcttgcctgtcatgcctgtggcccgggttcgagcctcagcaccacatgcaaacaaagatattgtgtccgcagaaaaataaaaaaataaatattaaaaatctctctctctctctctctctctctctctctctctctctgtatctcactctctcttttaaaaaatttaagctttatatttgatgaagaaataaaaacatttcatgataaacaaaagttagaagaatttatagctagacaACTGGCAATACAATACATCCTTGGAAAcatatttcatgaagaggaaaaacaaaaaaacaacaatgaaatcagaagagggaggtagtaccctaaaaaaaaaactaatcaaagaagaaaatcaagtcaagttaaataacaaaagtaaataaatatggcTGGACATGCAaaacatgtctcaataataaccctgaatattaatggcttaaactcatctATCAAAAAACATTAgccagcagattggattaaaaaaatcagcaatatgttgcctccagaagACTCATCTGTTAGTAAAAGACATACACAAACTGAaaatgaaagtttgggaaaaatcataccactcacatggactgtggaagtaagcaggggtttctattctCATGTaagtaaagtagacttcaagccaaagttaatcaaaagggaaaaagatggaaattatatactgctcaagggaaccataccaacaagccataacaatcataaatatatattcccCCAAACAATtgagcagctatgttcatcaaatttTTCTCAAGAGTTAAATTGACcaaaacacaataatcttggatgactttaacacacctctctcacaccTGGatggatcttccaaacaaaaattgaactaAAAAAGAACTATAgatctcaataatacaattaataactttgacttaactgacatacataTAATATAACAACCAGCATCAAGGGGCTACACcttcttttcagcagcacatggatccttctctaaaatagaccatataaatTGCCACAgagaaactcttagcaaatacaaaagagtagagatactaccctgcattttatcagatcataatggaatgaaatttgaaatcaaagataaaataaaaaataaaaattactccaacacctagagactgaacaatatgttactgaatgaataatgggttgcagaagatatcaaggaggaaattgaataATTCCTAGAggcaaatgagaacatagacacaacatattgaaatctctgggaaactatgaaagtggtactaagaggaaagttcattgcatggagttcattacttaaagaagaaaaagtcaacaaatgaaTAACCTCGCACTACAtctgaaagctctagaaaaagaagaacaaatcaacaacaaaagcagtagaagacaagaaataatcaaaattagaggtgaaattgaagcaaaagaaacaactgaaaaaactgaaaaaataaaaagttggttctttgaaaaattaaaaaaaatgacagatacttagccatgctaatgaggagaaagagagagaaaaatcaaattatCAGCATATGTGATAAAAAAGGTActatcacaacagatactacaaaaataaagaggataattagaaattattttgaaaacatacaCTCCATTAAAGTATAGGATATTGAAGGCAATGACaaattcttaagtcatacaattttCCCAGGATGAAGTaggatgatatatacaatttgaacagaccaatatcaagtgatgaaatgGAAGACATCATCAGAagtctactaccaaccaagaaaagctcaggactggatggatacaaaGACAAAttctacaagatctttaaagaagaagtaACACCAAtagtcttcaatttatttcagtaaatagaaaaagagagagcatTCCCAAATGtattctatgaggtcaatatcatcctgattccaaaaACAGGCAGAGcagagacacatcaaagaaagaaaacttcagaccaatatctctaatgaacatagatgcaaaatttctcaataaaattctggcaaatcaaatacaaaaacatatcaaaaatatcATGCACCaaaatcaagtgggattcatcccagagatgtaaggttggttcaacatatgaaaatcaataaatgtaattcatcacatcaatagacttaaagacaaaaatcatatgatcatctcaatagatgcagaaaaagcatttgacaaaatacacctccttcatgttcaaaacaccaggaaaactagggataacaggaacatatctcaacatcataaaggctatcaacactaagccccaggccaacatcattctaaatggaggaaatttaaggcatttcctctaaggaCTGGAACAAGAcacgtatgccctctttcaccacttctatttaacattgtTCTTGAAGCACTgggcagaacaattagacagatgaaagaaattaaagagatacatgggaaaacaaaaactcaaattggcactagtggctgataatatgattctatacctagaatatccaaaaagctccaccagaaaatttatagaactagtaaataaattcagaaaagtagcaggatataaaatcaacacccataaatcaaaggaatttctgtatatccgtgacaaatcctctgagaaggaaatgagaaaaactaccccatacatgataacctcaaaaaaaagatacttgggagtcaacttaatgaaaaaagtgaaagaactgtaccaatgaaaactacagaaccctaaagagagaaatcaatgaagatcttagaatatgaaaagatctaatttgctcttggataggcagaattaatatagaaataaccatactaccaaaagcactatacagatttaatgaaattccaatcaaaatcccaatggtattcctcataaaaattgaaaaaacaatcatgaaatttatctgaaaaataagatacccagaatagctaaagtaatctttagcaggaagagtgaagcaggtggcattactaTACCAGGACTTAAACTTAAACAATAGTAACAAATTcaccatggtattggcaccaaaacagactggtagaacaatggtacaaaatagaggacatagagactaacccacaaaattacaattatgtaAAGGTGCCAAAACTatgcattgaagaaaagatagcctcttcaaaaaatggtgctgggaaaactggaaattcatacacaaaactcaaagtggatcaagaacctaggaattaaaccagagaccctgagcctAATAGTAGGCCCTAATATTCATCACATGGGATTAGGCCCcaccttccttaataagatttctatagtacaagaattaaaactaagaatcaataaatgggatggattcaaatggaagagtttcttctcagtaaaagaaacaatctgtgaggtgaatagagagcctacatcttgggagcaaatttttacccctcatacatcagatggagcactaatctctagcgcatataaagaactcaaaaagctaaacaccaaaattgaaataatccaatcaatatttaggccaaggacctgaacagacacttctcagaagagggtatacaatcaatgaacacatttatgaaaaaattttcatcacTGCTAGAAATTatagaaaagcaaataaaaactattctaagatttcatctttctcctttaagaatggcagctattatgaagacaaacaacaataagagttcatgaggatgtgaggaaaaaggcacactcatacatggatggtgggactgaaaattggtgcagccaatatggaaagcagtatggagataccttggaaaacttggaatgaaccaccatttgactcagctatcctttttttttcagtctataccccaaagacttaaaaatagcatactgtagcaaaacagccacatcaatgtttatagcagcacaattcacaatagccaaactgtggaaccaggctacatgcccttcagtagatgaagatataaaaaaaaaaagtggcatgtacacacaatggaatataactcagcagtaaacgagaacaaaatcatggcatttgcaggtgaatagatggcactggagaagataatgctaagtgtagttagccaatcccaaaaaacaaatgctgagtgTTTTCTCTGAAGTAAGGAGATTGACTCATagtgggtagggagggggagcataggaggaatagatgtactctagatagggaagagggatgtgaggggaagagagggggcaagGAATTAGCAAGGATAAgacagagggatgggaggggaagggagggagcaggatGTTAGCAAGGTTGGCAGAATGTGAGGGACATCAGTATCCAAAGTACATGGATGAAAACATGAATTGGCACGAACATAATTTATATGCAAAGAGAcataaaaaatgtgctctatatgtgtaataagaaagaaaatgcttttggctgtcatttattaaaaaagtaaaaaaaaaatgtgctctatgtgtgcaaaataaattataatgaattctgctgtcatatataacaaattaaaatttaaaaaataaataaataaaacactacaagcaacaaaaacaacaaaatgacTATCACAAATAAAGATAGAAGTTtacattacaaattcaagaaaagtgAGGGGAAATGTAAGAGTTGGCATGACCCAGACACATGTGCCAGAAAATTATCGTCCATTTCTCCATGATTATTAGGACTAAGTCATTAGCACAACACTACAGGAGTAAGATGTGTGGAAGACAAACCATCAGAAAGCTGACATCAATTCATGGACATAATCAAAGACTGGCCCCTGTCATGGCCAAAGAATCACAGGCTGCTGTTTTCTGTGGAAAGATGTGAATGTTGGGACACAGGGTGAATTAACCATTGCCCTCTTTTTACTTCACAGAAAGGAGTCTCTTCTTCTTGCCTGGTCCAGATGGACAAAATTATTACTGTTAAATTCTTTACATTTCGAGAATTGGCGCAcggagcccggtggagggagtgtattcCCAGGAAATGTGTGTagagtgccagtgagagttcgggaataaagagttgctgtttgaacattcaaaaaaaattctttacaTTTTGGCTACAATTTCTTTaggatttgattttttaaatatattttgaaagtaaATAAATTGGCAAATTATGTATCACAGTGTTTACAAGTAGGTTCTACACTGTTCTGAATAAGAGCAAATTATATAAGAATAAATTATCTCCTAGGGTTTTCTTTGGTGTCAGAATTTGATATAAGTAATTGAAATAtgggttgattttttaaaatacataaccacaaatgatttcagcaaatatatttaattatatttaatcATTAATAGATGCATTGATGAAATTACACATTCTCTAATAGCTCCATGTAAATGATATggtaagaaacagaaaaataacttATGATAACTCAGCTTCTAATAATGTAATAGAAAGGTAGACAATGTAACTTGTAAAGCATAAATATGCAGAGTATTGTATCTAATTAAGAACCAAGATCAATGAAATTAGCATGATGCTGAAAcattatctttattatttcccTGAAAATAACTGCCTTTACATTACTCTCCTCACAGCTTCCTTTACCTGTTTATTCCTGAGACTGTAGATAGAGGATTCAGGAagggaggaatcatggtgtaaaaGGCAGAGAGAACCATGTACTTGAGGGTGTCAGAGGTTGCTGAGCACCTCAGGTACACACCTGAGCCAGAACTGAGGAAGATGGACACCACGAGGATGTGAGGGGTGCAGGTGGAGAAGGCCTTCCCTGGGGCTCTGGTGGGAAATTTCAGCACAGCAGAAAATATGTGAATGTATGACATGGCAATAAAAAGGAAGCAGCCACCACAAATGACCACAGCAGAGACAAGAATAAGGACCACATTACTGGTGGTGTCAGAGCAGGAGAGCCTCAGCAGAGAGGGGACATCACAGAAGAACTGGTGGACCACGTTTGACTGGCAGAAGGACAGCTGGAATGTGTTCCCAGTGTGCACACCTGCATACAGCAGACCACTGAGCAGGAAAGCCAGGGTCACGCGGACATAAAACTGGCAGTTCATGATGAGGGGGTACTGGAGGGGCTGGCAGATAGCAACATAGCGGTCCCAGGCCATGATGGAGAGAATCAAAATCTCTACATATGCACAAAAAAGGACCAAGAAGATCTGCGTTGCACAACCAGTAACTGAAATGACCCAGTTGATAGTGAGAGAGTTGACAAAGGCATTGGGGACAGTGATGGAAATGAAGCACATGTCCAAAATTGACAGGTtcctgaggaagaagtacatgggtgtgtgcaggttctggtcaacagtggtgacagTGACAATGAGAAGGTTCCCTAACAAGGTACCCAGGTAGGTCATTGGGAATACTGTGAAATAGAGAAAACTCAGATTCCAGCCTTCAGGAGAGCCAAGGAGGAGAAATTCAGTTACCATGGTGGAATTGGCCATTTGATGCAAAATCTTGTTGCCTAATAATATAAATAGAtgtg from Callospermophilus lateralis isolate mCalLat2 unplaced genomic scaffold, mCalLat2.hap1 Scaffold_957, whole genome shotgun sequence encodes:
- the LOC143386886 gene encoding olfactory receptor 14C36-like, translating into MANSTMVTEFLLLGSPEGWNLSFLYFTVFPMTYLGTLLGNLLIVTVTTVDQNLHTPMYFFLRNLSILDMCFISITVPNAFVNSLTINWVISVTGCATQIFLVLFCAYVEILILSIMAWDRYVAICQPLQYPLIMNCQFYVRVTLAFLLSGLLYAGVHTGNTFQLSFCQSNVVHQFFCDVPSLLRLSCSDTTSNVVLILVSAVVICGGCFLFIAMSYIHIFSAVLKFPTRAPGKAFSTCTPHILVVSIFLSSGSGVYLRCSATSDTLKYMVLSAFYTMIPPFLNPLSTVSGINR